The following are from one region of the Colias croceus chromosome 4, ilColCroc2.1 genome:
- the LOC123691186 gene encoding vigilin, protein MMHQQSMMVGDMIPVHSEIPVHNNDDMNNVAFENNSSYAYDDLFPALPHSQPPVQRNIQQVSNKLRVGSSLHTQVFHVPYEERKLDNANTFGEGESLRTCQAITKDTGAHIEISTSKDGSLTFLITGKHSAVLDARRLILTHFQQQASKQINIPKEHYRWILGKQGQRMKNLEKSTATKISVPSIADNSEIITITGTKEGIEKAEHEIRVLSEEQSRKALERVTIPKIYHPFIHGPHGKRAEQITEETGARIHIPPASTQSDEIVIAGEKNGVLAAKAQVEQIYEEMSKKCSTVRVEVPKSQHKYVVGARGLTIQEILKETGVSVEMPPPDSPTGTITLHGPHNKIGLALSKVCEKANSVKTATVDAPTWIHKYIIGKNGSNIKKITQDFSKVHVDITHSEDKVKIDGPPEEVERAQVELDEFVKNLLATLTYVELSVDPKFFKHIIGKSGSNINRLKEETGVVINIIENEGTNVIRIEGSHQGVADAERELRDMVMKLENERTKEVYVDHRYIKSLIGVKGEKIREIREKFERVLISLPDQGQKRSPIKLRGPQEDIEKCEKFLHKLMKEIAESSYVQEVPIFKQFHKFIIGKGGANLRKIRDETQTVIDLPAEGDDSDVITVRGKRENVEDAVKRIQQIHNEKANIVTEEVTIAPKYYNSLIGAGGKLIHSIMEECGGVLIKFPPADSDSDKVIIRGPIEDVEKAKQQLLAHASQRELTSHTATVRAKPEHHKFLIGKNGANIKKIREQTGARIVFPTEKDEDKEAIFIIGREDQVEAARKQLETAVSDISNVSEGEMSVDPRHHRHFVARRGEVLRRIADECGGVQISFPRQGVASDRVVLKGPKECIEAAKIRINEIIEDLEAKVTIECIIPQKHHRTVMGASGAKVKDITAEFDVQIKFPDRDPTKGADIPVRNDESSEPGPNDIIKITGRPKNCEDAKKALLDQVPITIDVEVPNDLHRLLAGQKRRDLMQTYDVHILMPPNDEVTDIVKVTGTPTNVERAKQALTEKIVEMEQEKEDRLLRSFELKFEVDPEYHPLVIGKGGSVISRIRADFGVQINLPKRGEPDANIITIQGYEDKAIQAKEAIMAIVHQLDNQYREEVEIDPRVHRRLIGLKGKNIRRIMDDFKVDIRFPKQGDDNIVIIAGEENNVLDAKDHLLILAEEYLQDVVERYQRPAAPSLADFGEVLSGESASNAPPSTGFVVKGGPWEQRAPDTASTHEFPTMPGGPRAANPPASAPPAWGPRR, encoded by the exons ATGATGCATCAGCAATCCATGATGGTTGGAGATATGATACCCGTACACTCTGAAATACCTGTGCATAATAATGATGACATGAACAATGTGGCGTTTGAAAACAACAGTTCCTACGCCTATGATGATCTTTTTCCTGCCTTGCCTCACTCACAGCCACCTGTACAACGCAACATTCAACAAGTTTCCAATAAACTGCGTGTTGGCTCTTCTCTGCACACTCag gTGTTCCATGTACCTTATGAAGAAAGAAAATTGGATAATGCCAATACTTTCGGAGAAGGCGAATCTTTAAGGACCTGTCAAGCCATCACCAAAGATACTGGAGCTCATATTGAGATATCTACTAGCAAGGATGGAAGCCTTACATTCTTAATTACTGGAAAACATAGTGCTGTACTTGATGCAAGACGTCTTATTTTAACTCATTTTCAACAAcag GCAAGCAAGCAAATCAATATTCCAAAAGAGCATTACCGCTGGATCCTAGGAAAACAAGGGCAAAGAATGAAGAATTTAGAGAAATCTACTGCTACTAAAATTAGTGTACCTAGCATTGCGGACAACAGTGAGATTATCACCATCACTGGTACTAAGGAGGGGATTGAAAAGGCAGAACATGAGATTAGAGTTCTCTCTGAAGAAcag tcGCGGAAAGCATTGGAACGTGTTACCATACCGAAGATCTACCATCCATTCATCCATGGGCCACATGGGAAACGTGCGGAGCAAATTACCGAGGAAACGGGAGCGCGCATTCACATCCCGCCCGCGTCCACGCAGAGCGACGAAATCGTTATCGCAGGGGAGAAGAATGGCGTATTGGCCGCTAAAGCACAAGTTGAGCAGATTTATGAAGAGATg TCTAAGAAATGCTCCACGGTACGAGTGGAAGTACCAAAATCGCAACATAAGTATGTGGTTGGTGCCCGCGGATTAACTATTCAGgaaatattgaaagaaactGGTGTATCTGTAGAAATGCCACCTCCTGATTCTCCTACAGGAACAATTACCCTCCATGGACCACATAATAAGATTGGATtag CGCTATCTAAGGTTTGTGAAAAGGCCAATTCTGTAAAAACCGCAACCGTAGATGCACCAACTTGGATTCATAAGTACATAATTGGCAAAAATGGCTCCAACATTAAGAAGATTACCCAAGATTTCTCAAAG GTGCATGTTGATATAACACATTCAGAAGACAAAGTTAAAATTGATGGACCCCCAGAAGAAGTGGAACGTGCCCAAGTGGAATTGGATGagtttgtcaaaaatttacttGCAACACTTACTTATGTAGAGTTGTCCGTTGATCCTAAGTTCTTTAAGCATATTATTGGCAAGAGTGGATCAAACA TTAACAGACTGAAGGAAGAGACTGGtgtagttattaatattattgaaaatgaagGAACCAATGTGATTCGCATAGAAGGTAGCCATCAAGGAGTAGCTGATGCAGAAAGGGAATTAAGAGATATGGTAATGAAATTGGAAAACGAAAGGACAAAAGAGGTCTATGTTGATCATAGGTACATTAAATCCTTGATTGGGGTGAAAGGTGAAAAGATAAGAGAAATTCGCGAAAAGTTTGAACGAGTACTTATATCACTCCCAGACCAGGGACAGAAGAGGAGTCCTATTAAATTAAGAGGACCACAggaagatattgaaaaatgtgAGAAAttcttacataaattaatgaaagaaATTGCAGAATCTTCATATGTACAAGAAGTGCCTATTTTCAAGCAGTTCCATAAGTTTATCATTGGAAAGGGTGGTGCAAATCTAAGAAAAATTCGGGATGAAACCCAGACTGTTATTGATCTGCCTGCTGAGGGTGATGATAGTGATGTAATTACTGTTCGAGGTAAACGGGAGAATGTCGAAGATGCTGTGAAGAGGATACAACAAATTCACAATGAAAAAGCCAATATTGTAACTGAAGAAGTAACTATTGCTCCTAAATACTACAATTCCTTAATTGGTGCTGGTGGAAAACTTATCCATTCCATTATGGAGGAATGTGGCGGCGTACTTATTAAATTCCCTCCAGCTGATAGCGATAGTGACAAAGTAATAATCAGGGGCCCTATTGAAGATGTTGAAAAAGCTAAACAACAACTATTAGCACATGCTTCACAACGAGAACTAACTTCGCACACGGCCACTGTACGAGCGAAGCCCGAACACCATAAATTCCTTATTGGAAAGAATGGTGCTAACATCAAAAAAATTCGAGAGCAAACTGGCGCCCGAATCGTTTTCCCCACAGAAAAAGATGAAGATAAGGAAGCCATTTTCATAATTG GTCGCGAAGATCAAGTGGAGGCAGCGCGCAAGCAGTTGGAAACAGCAGTTTCAGACATTAGCAATGTGTCGGAAGGCGAGATGTCTGTGGACCCGCGCCACCACCGGCACTTCGTGGCGCGACGCGGGGAGGTGCTGCGCCGCATCGCCGACGAGTGCGGCGGCGTGCAGATATCCTTCCCTCGCCAGGGAGTGGCCAGCGACCGGGTTGTACTCAAGGGCCCTAAGGAATGTATTGAAGCGGCCAAGATCCGAATCAACGAAATTATTGAAGATTTGGAAGCAAAG GTTACAATTGAGTGCATTATACCACAAAAACATCATAGAACAGTAATGGGCGCGTCTGGTGCTAAAGTAAAGGACATAACTGCGGAATTTGATGTGCAAATTAAGTTCCCAGACCGAGACCCAACTAAGGGTGCTGACATTCCAGTGAGAAATGATGAGAGCTCTGAACCTGGGcctaatgatattattaaaataacaggTCGCCCCAAAAACTGTGAAGATGCTAAAAAAGCTCTGCTTGATCAG GTTCCAATTACCATTGATGTTGAAGTGCCAAATGACTTGCATAGACTGCTGGCTGGTCAAAAGAGGAGAGACTTGATGCAGACCTATGATGTACATATCTTGATGCCGCCTAATGATGAAGTTACTGATATTGTCAag GTGACTGGCACCCCAACTAATGTTGAAAGAGCCAAACAAGCTCTTACTGAGAAAATTGTGGAAATGGAACAAGAGAAAGAAGACCGATTACTCAG atcaTTTGAGTTGAAATTCGAAGTTGACCCTGAATACCATCCTCTTGTTATTGGTAAGGGTGGATCAGTGATTTCAAGGATTCGTGCTGATTTTGGAGTACAAATTAACTTGCCAAAGCGCGGAGAACCCGACGCGAACATTATTACCATACAGGGATATGAAGATAAGGCTATACAAGCTAAAGAAGCCATTATGGCTATTGTGCATCAATTG gatAACCAATATAGAGAGGAGGTAGAAATTGACCCTCGCGTTCACAGACGACTTATTGGTCTCAAAGGCAAAAATATTCGTCGTATTATGGATGATTTCAAAGTTGACATTCGTTTCCCGAAGCAGGGCGATGACAATATCGTCATTATAGCTGGAGAAGAGAACAATGTTCTCGATGCTAAAGATCATCTATTGATATTAGCAGAGGAATAT TTGCAAGACGTAGTGGAGCGCTACCAGCGGCCGGCGGCGCCGTCGCTCGCGGACTTCGGCGAGGTGCTGAGCGGCGAGAGCGCGAGCAACGCGCCGCCGTCCACCGGCTTCGTGGTGAAGGGCGGGCCGTGGGAGCAGCGCGCGCCCGACACGGCGTCCACGCACGAGTTCCCCACCATGCCGGGCGGCCCGCGCGCCGCCAACCCGCCCGCCAGCGCGCCGCCCGCCTGGGGCCCGCGCCGCTAA